In Bacillus weihaiensis, the genomic stretch TTATCTTCACAATAGTCGGGAGAAAACTTTGTGGTGCCAGCTTCTATTTTCCTCAATTCCTGCTTAACTGCATAACGCCAATTGAAGTGACTAGATTTTCTTATAAAAGGATACTAGTGTTGAAAATGCCTTTCGAAAAGAGAAAGAGGTGAGCAAAAAGAGGCTCACCTTACTTTTGTGGTTCTTCTTTATAGTCACATTCCATACATTGTACTTGTATGCCTTTTTTAAGCTTCTTCTCTACTAGCATATTGTTACATTTTGGACAGCTTCTTGCAATAGGTTTATCCCAAGAAAGAAACTCACATTCTGGATATTGAGTACAGCCATAAAAAATTCTTTTCTTTTTTGACTTCCTCTCAACTACCATCCCGTCTTCACAGCTAGGACACTTCACACCGATTTCTTTAACGATTGGCTTAGTATTTCGACACTCCGGGAAGTTCGAACATGCCATAAATTTTCCATATCTACCCATCTTATATACCATATGGTGCCCACATTCTTCGCAATCTACACCAGCAGGTTCATCTTTTATTTCAATTTTCTCCATTTCATTTTCAGCTTTCTCAAGCCTTGGAGAAAAATCACGATAAAAATCATCTAAGATTCTTACCCATTCTTTTTGGCCGTCTTCAACTTCATCTAGACTATGCTCCATATTCGCTGTAAATTCGACATTTATAATTTCAGGGAAAAACTCCATAATTAATTCTAGAACAATTTCGCCAAGTTCAGTTGGAATAAACCGTTTATTATCTAACGATACATAACCACGTTTTTGAATTGTATCTAAAGTTGGTGCATAAGTTGAAGGTCGACCTATACCCAATTCTTCTAACGTCTTTACTAACCTAGCCTCTGTATAACGTGGTGGCGGCTGTGTAAAATGTTGATTAGGGGTAATATCTTTTGAGAAAACCTCGTCCCCTTCCTTTAGATCAGGTAACATTTTATCCTTTTCTTCAACTTGATCATCATTTCCTTCTACATAAACCTTCATAAATCCTGGAAACTTTATTTTAGAGCCAGTCGCTCTAAAATTCACTCCATTATTTGTTAGGTCTACACTCATTGTATCAAGAATTGCGGAAGCCATTTGACTTGAAACAAAACGTTCCCATATTAGTTTATATAATCTTAACTGGTCTCTACTTAAATACTCTTTCATTAAAGTAGGTTCACGTAATGTTGATGTAGGACGAATAGCTTCGTGAGCATCCTGAGCATTTGAACTCTTCTTACTTGAATTTGCTCTTAAACCCAGAAACTCTTTGCCATATTTTTCTTCAATATACGTCGATGCTTCTGCTTGAGCTGTTTCAGAAATACGTGTTGAATCTGTTCTCATATAGGTAATTAATCCAACTGTTCCTTCTTTCCCTAACTCAATGCCTTCATAAAGCTGTTGAGCAATCATCATTGTTTTCTTTGCTCTAAAATTTAATTTTCTAGCAGCCTCTTGCTGAAGGGTAGAAGTTGTAAAAGGTACTGCTGGGTTTCTTTTCCGTTCTTTCTTTGTCACTTTCTCTGTTTTAAAACTATTACCATCAATAAGTTTTATAATGTCTTTTACTTCCGATTCAGAACTAAGTTCCTTCTTTTTGCCGTTTACACCATAGAAGGTAGCGTCAAAAGGTTTTTGACCTTTTAAAAATTGTCCCTCAATTGTCCAATATTCTTCAGGGACAAATGCATTAATTTCTTTTTCACGATCTATGATTAATCTAACAGCTACCGATTGTACCCTTCCAGCACTTAGCCCTTTCTTTACCTTCTTCCAAAGGATAGGACTTATCTTATATCCAACTAAACGGTCAAGGATTCGTCTAGCTTGCTGTGCATCTACTAAATCCATATTAATAGATCTTGGGTGTTTAAAGGACTCTTTTATCGCATCTTTTGTAATTTCATTAAAAACAACGCGACAATCAGAATGGATATCTACATCTAGACTATGAGCTAAATGCCAAGCAATCGCTTCCCCTTCCCGGTCCGGATCGGCTGCGAGGTAAACTTTTTTCGCTTTTTTAGCTGCAGATTTTAATTCCTTTAAGACTGTCCCTTTCCCCCGAATTGTAATATATTTAGGCTCGAAATTTTGTTCGACATTAACTCCAATTTGACTTTTAGGCAAATCTCGAACATGTCCCATAGATGCCTTAACTTTATATTTTTTCCCTAAATAACGTTCGATTGTTTTTGCCTTCGCCGGTGATTCAACGATGACTAAATAGTCTGCCATACTTGTTCCTCCTTAGAGGTATTCTCTTTTTATTTGCTAATATTATTTTCATCATTTAGTTACATCTTATATACATGTGTAAAGGTATTTCGTTTTTTTTTAGCTCTTTTTGATGTTTTGTTGATTTCCCGTTACAGACATTCGCCTTGCTCCTATTAGAATCTTAATTCTATCAAGAGAGAGCTTTTCCTTAGCCTATTATTAAAATAACAGGGTAATTTACTAGTTAAGTTATTCTTTGATAATAGTAATAAAGACGCTAGCTATGTAACATACTTTTTTGCGACTTTATTATGATTAACAAGGACACCTCTCCCAGTTTATTGAAAGGCTGTGGACTTCTCAGAAGAAACTTTCTAGACGAATTAATTACCTGTATGTTTGTACAATTAAATTCTAACCCCTTTAAAATACTGTTAACAAAAGTATGATTACCTTATAACATACCTTGAATAACGGCTTTCTTCTCATTTACCTCTAAACAGTGATAATCATTTTATCCTTCTATGTTCGTCCGTACATTGAGAGAGGTTTTTTCTTTCACATGGTAAATCATTATATTTAAGCATACTTTTTTTAAGACATAGTCCTAGATATGTTAAAACCTATCGTTTATAGATAATTACTTAACAATAACGATTAATCATCTTCATTTACCTTCCATTGATTTCACATATATTATGGAAAGCAATCCATTTCCTTACCATAAAATAGCTGATTGACTTTATAAATCTCCACTATTATTAAATACACAAGTAGGTTTTGTCAAACAGATTTAAAGAAATTAAGTTTATCATATACCATTTTAAAACGATTGAACATGAAATTTTTACCTATTCTTCCTTTTTTAAGCTCAGTTTAACTAGTTTGAATGTCTGTTTTCGTGTAATCAGCACAATAAGTCTATAGTAATGGGATATCGTTTTGATTTATTTCTGTTACATTTACTCATCATTTCATTACCTTAAAGAGGCATTTTAGGCTTTGCTCTAACGCAAAGCTCCTTGGTTATACTCCATATTTTTGGTGCTTTGCGTCATACTTTAAACGATTTACTTTATTTAATCCATTGCTTAAAAAATCTTCTGGTTTACAAAGATTTCATTTAAAATATCCTCTGGAGTTTGTACAAGCTTAGCTCCTAATTGAATCAGTTCATTAGTACCCCTACAATTGTCATCATAAATAGGGCCTGGTACTGCAAACACCTCACGATTTTGCTCTAGCGCTTGTTGAGCTGTAATGAGAGATCCACTCTTTCTCTTCGCTTGAATGACGATTGTCCCAAGTGATATTCCACTAATTATCCTATTTCTCATCGGAAAATGCCATTTTGAAGGCTTTATATGAGGAGGGTGCTCTGAAATGATAAGATGTGAATTCATTATCTCTTTCGCGAGGCTTTCATTCTGTTTTGGATAGATATGGTCTAAACCTCCCGCAATGACAGCAATTGTTTTGCCACCATTTTGGATGGTGACCTCATGAGCAACAGTATCGATTCCTATTGCAAGTCCGCTAACAATTGTCCAATCTTTCTTTACTAATGTAGGAATTAATAGTTCAGATGTTACTTTTCCATAATGAGTAGGGTTCCTAGTACCGACAACACTTAATAACCTTGGAGAATGCCCAAGTTTCAAATCACCTTTATAGTAAAGGACTGGAGGGGGATCACTTATTTCTTTTAATAAATAGGGGTACATTTCATCAAATATAGTAACAATAGAAATCATCTTATCTCGATACATTCTTATTAACCCATCATAACTAAGAGATTTATATTCTTTTTTTATAGCAGCTATTTTTTCTGGACCCTGCTTAAAATAATAGAACCAATCTCTATTTTCAAGGTCGTGAAAAATTTTAAGTGTAGGGTCTGTAAGAAGAAGCTTTTTTAGTAGCACTTGATTCATACTTGGACAATGGGATAAAAGAAGAAGGTCTTTTTTCGGCATGTTTGGCTCCTTAATTTTTTCATTTTTTTAAAAGTAAACCGCCAATTACTCATAGGGGTATGGAAATCAATAGGGGATTAAAACCCAACAAAAATAAGGAACAGGAAGAAGCCCTGTTCCCTATTCTTCTATTAATGAGTTTTACATTTTTCAAGTAACCCCTGCTCTTTTAGAACAGAAATTAACGTCTCACCCATTACAGATGGCGTATCAGCTACTTTAATACCACAAGCGTTCATAGTTTTAATTTTCTCTTCAGCTGTGCCTTTACCACCAGAGATAATTGCTCCAGCATGACCCATACGCTTTCCAGGAGGTGCTGTTTGACCACCGATAAAGCCTACTACTGGTTTCGTCATATTAGCTTTAACCCACTCAGCAGCCTCTTCTTCAGCTGTTCCACCAATTTCACCAATCATAATCACCGCATATGTCTCTTCATCCTCATTGAAGGCTTTTAAGACATCAATGAAATTCGTTCCATTTACCGGATCTCCACCAATTCCAACAGCTGTAGATTGACCAATTCCAGCTTGAGATAACTGATGAACTGCTTCATACGTAAGCGTACCAGAACGGGAAACCACTCCCACATGACCCTTTTTATGAATGTAGCCAGGCATAATTCCAATTTTACACTCTTCAGGAGTAATAACACCAGGACAGTTTGGTCCAACTAGACGTGTTTTCTTACCTTCCATATAGCGTTTAACCTTAACCATATCCATAACAGGAATATGCTCAGTAATACAGATAACTAGGTCTAATTCTGCATCAACACCCTCCATGATTGCATCAGCAGCGAATGGAGCAGGTACGTAAATGACAGATGCATTAGCACCAGTTGCTTGTACTGATTCTTGAACTGTATTAAATACAGGTACTCCCTCAACCTCTGTACCACCCTTACCAGGTGTTACACCACCAACAATATTCGTTCCATACTCAAGCATTTGTTTTGTATGAAATAATGCCGTAGATCCAGTGATACCTTGTACAATAACCTTTGTATCTTTATTAATAAATACACTCATGTTTTGTCCCCTGCCTTCCTTACTTCACTAGTGAAACGATTTTTTGTGCACCGTCAGCCATTGACTCTGCAGAAGTTATGTTTAATCCAGATTCATTAAGGATTTTCTTTCCTAAATCAACATTCGTACCTTCAAGACGAACAACCAGTGGAATTTCTAACCCTACTTGTTTTGTCGCTTCTACAACACCCTCTGCGATGACATCACATTTCATAATTCCACCAAAGATGTTAACAAAGATACCTTTAACATTTTCATCTGAAAGAATAATCTTAAATGCTTCCGTTACTTTTTCTGCAGTTGCACCGCCCCCAACATCCAGGAAGTTTGCAGGTTCTCCGCCATAATATTTAATAATATCCATTGTTGACATAGCAAGACCAGCACCATTTACCATACAACCGATATTTCCATCTAATGAAATATAGCTAAGGTCATATTTAGATGCTTCAATTTCTTTTGCATCCTCTTCTTCTAAGTCTCGGTATTCGACAATATCTTTATGGCGATATAATGCATTTGAATCAAAATTCAATTTTGCATCAAGAGCCATTACCTTTCCATCGCCTGTAACAACTAATGGATTAATTTCTGCAATTGAGCAGTCTTTCTCGACAAATGCTTGGTATAAGCCCATCATAAATTTCACTGCTTGACCAACTAACTCTTTAGGAATGTTAATATTAAAAGCTATTCTTCTAGCTTGATAGCCTTGTAGACCTACAGCAGGATCAATGACTTCTTTAAAGATTTTTTCAGGAGTTTTCTCTGCCACTTCTTCAATTTCCGTACCACCTTCTTCAGATGCCATTAAGACAACACGAGATGTAGCACGATCTAATACAAGACCAACATAGTATTCATTCTTAATATCACAGCCCTCTTCGATAAGAAGACGTTTCACTTCTTTTCCTTCAGGACCTGTTTGGTGTGTTACTAGAGTTTTCCCTAGAATTTCTTCAGCATATGTACGTGCTTCGTCAAGGTTTTTAGCAACTTTTACCCCACCAGCTTTACCGCGTCCACCTGCATGGATTTGAGCTTTCACTACTACTACTTCTGTTCCAAGTTCTTTTGCAGCTTCTACCGCTTCATCTACAGAAAAAGCCACTTTTCCATTTGGTACAGATACTCCATATTTACGTAGGAGCTCTTTCCCTTGGTACTCATGGATATTCATTTGCCATCCTCCTAACCTATTTGCAAGAATAAAAAAATAGACTGCGCTTTCATTTTATATAATAGTTGCAACCTTGTCTACAATTCCGAGCAAAATAGTCTTATCCTTTTTTAAAATAAATTTTTACTTTTTCAATATAAGCTAATTTTCAATACTTTTCTTGACTATTTGTCTACTTTCTACCTCCTTATCTATTCTGTATACAAAAGCAAAGATTTCAGCTACAGCCTCATATAGCTCTTCTGGCACTTTTTGATTGAGTTCTAATTTTGACATTATTTCAATTAATGCAGGATCCTCATGGATATGAATCTCATTTTCTTTGGCGGACTCTATTATTTTTTCCGCAACTTGCCCTTGGCCTTTTGCAATTACTTTTGGTGCAGACTGCTTTTCAGCGTCATACCTTAATGCTACTGCTTTTTTTATCTCGTTATTTTGGTTCATATTCTTAAGTCCACTCCTGAATAAGCTTCTATTTTGCTATAGGTCTTAAAATTCTCTTTAGGATGTGAGTTTTGTGATACATCAAATGGCTTGACGGAAAGTGAACTTAATTGATAATTCATTTTCCCTAACACTTTTTTTAATTCTTCACTTGTTAATGAGCTAATTTCTTTCATTAGCTTGTGATTATTCAAGATAGAAATTGTCATGACTCTATTTTGAATTTGTACATCAATCATCATGTCTGATAAGGTAGGAAGTTCAAGGAAAAACAATACTCGACAAAAATCCGGGTCTATTTTACCATCATTTTGTTTTTTACCACTCCATTGTAAAGTTAAATCATACGAGTTTTGAGGGAAATACAATGGAATTTGAGTAATAAATTGTTGAGTTGGTCCGTGATCTTGATGAAATAAAGTTAGCCCATTAAATCTTTGGATCAATTGATCAACTTTTTCTTTTAATGGTGATGAGTCTAGCTCCTTACTTGCAGCTAATAAAAGACCTCTTAAGTTTAATTGTTGTTTGCCCTCAACTACATTCTGTAGTAAATCTTGGTATGAAGATTTCGTTCCTAATTGATCCTGAGCAGTGAACAAATGATTGAGAACTTCTTTTTTTGACGTAAATACACTTTGGTCATTGACTAGTTTAATCAGTAAATTTTTTTCTTTATCGGTAAGTAGTTCACTGTGGCTCTCAGCTGAAGTCACATTCTGGAATTGAGTAAGTAAAGGCTTCATTTCATTCACTAATCTACCTAGCATTTCTTTTGAATCTGCTTTTTGTATGACTCCTTGTATTAAATGTAGTTCTTCTTTAGTAACATTCAATTGATTGGAGGATTGAATGATCGTTGTAAGACGTTCAAGTTTTTGATCATCAGCTATTTGCTTGATAGCTACTATTTTTTCTTCAAGTTGTTTTACGATTGGTTTATCTATTTTTTCATGCTGAATCGCTTCCACTAAGGAATCTAAATGATTAAGTAAAGATGGATTTGTATTTAATTGAATGATTGATTGAACAATTTCTCTTGAAAGAGGATATTGTTGTTTAAGGGCAAAAGACATAGCACTAATTGTCTCCTGAATCTCTTTCGAATTTGTTTGATGTAAGATTTCTACCCCCATTTGAAAAAGTTGTTTCGTAATAGGTATATTGTCTAGTAATAATTGTTTTGCAAACAGAAGATTGACTTTTGTAGGTTTTTCATTAAATAACTGAAGTAGTTCTCTATTCATCCCTTGATTGCGGATTCCATTCTCATCAATTTTTTTTAACATTTTTAATTGTATTCCATTCTTCATTGAACTTCCTACTTTAAACCAATAAGACTCCGACGCAGTAAGAGAGGTTTCCATTTGTCCAATTAGTTTGGATTGCCCAATTTGGATAAGAGCCTTGTGGTCTGGAAATAACTTTATCACCTTACCTTGAACAATTTGATTTTCCTTTAATGTGAAAGAGTTCGATTGACTTATTTCTCCTAAAGTTTGATGGAATATTTTATTCATAACATTCATTGGATTCATAAAAAGCCTACCTTTATACCATTTCTTTTATGGGAGCAAAGCTTTGACGGTGCTCTTTTAACACTCCATATTGTTTAATAGCTTCTAAATGTTGTTTCGTTCCATAACCCATATGTTTTTCAAACCCATATTCAGGATATTGACTGGCTAATTGATTCATTAACCGATCTCTTGTAACCTTAGCAATGACAGAACTTGCTGCAATTGTTATACTTTTAGCATCACCTTTAATAATTGATTGCTGAGAGATGGGTAAATTTACTTTCATTGCATCCAACAATAAATAATCTGGCGAGACTTCTAGTTCCTCAATGGCATTAATCATAGCTAGCTTTGTAGCTTCATATATGTTTACCTTATCAATCATTTCAGATGAAACAATACCAATTCCAATGGCTTGAGCCTGCTCATGGATTAAGTTAAAAAAAGTTTCCCTAGCCGTAGCTGAAAGCTTCTTAGAATCGGTTAGACCAGGTAAATAGCAGTCATCTTTTAGAATAACAGCTGCTGCAACGACCGGTCCCGCTAATGGTCCTCTGCCAACTTCATCAATTCCAGCTATTAACGTATAGCCTTGTGACCGAACCTCTCGTTCAATTGAAAGCATGTTATAAAATTGTTGCTGCTTACCCTTTTCTATTTCTTCATTCTTTTCCCATCTTTGCACGAGTTGCTGCACACCTACTCGTGAATCTTTTTTGCATTGGAGAAAAAACGGATCATCACTTTTTGAAATTGTTGCTAATTTTTCATTAATTTGTTTTATTGTAAGTTTCATTTTAAGCTCCTTTATTACCTAACATCTTGATAGTCAGTATATCGGTTAAACTAGTCGGAATTTTAATATTCATTAATTTGTTTAGTTGGATTCTTCTTCTTTCCTTTAACTAACAAGAAAGAGGACAACTCTAGTAGCCGAGTAGTCCTCTTATTTTGTCATTCGCTTTTTATACTGTGGATAAAGAGTGATAACCCACCAGGTCAAAATACGGGCATTCTGTCCTTAATTCTCTAGATATTGATCAGGAGATTCAAAGGATAATCTCCCTAATTTATCTCCGCGAATTTCGCGTAGAATTAACTCTGATGTCTTATCATAATCTATATATCCTCCAGCCATCATACATCCCCTTTTTTTACCGATTTCATCAAAGAGGGGTACGATATCTTCTGGTAGATCATGTAAAGAATAACGTTCTATTAATCGCTTAGGATAATGCTCTTTTAAAAATTTCAACGCAAACACAGTGATCTCTTGTAAATTAAGGATAGCATCTTTAATCGCTCCTGTCGTAGCTAGCTTTAATCCTACTAACTCACCTTCGAATTTAGGCCATAGTATACCTGGTGTATCTAATAGCTCTAATTCCTTCCCTACTTTTACCCACTGCTGTGCGGTTGTAACACCTGGTCGGTCACCTGTTTTGGTAATATTTTTCTTGGCTAGTCGATTAATTAATGTGGATTTTCCAACGTTTGGTATACCTATGATTAAGGCACGAATTGCACGTGGCTTTATTCCTTTGGCAGCCATCTTATCAAATTTATCTTTTAATAGCTCTTTTGATAAAGCTGTAATTTGTTTTAATCCTGTACCTGTTTGCGCATCAATAGCGAGTGCAGGAATATTTCGTTGCTTAAAATAAGCTATCCATTGCTTTGTAATAGCATCGTCCGCTTTATCTGCTTTATTTAAAAGCACGATTCTAGGTTTTGACGTGATAATCTCGTCAATCATTGGATTTCTCGAAGACATTGGAATTCGAGCATCCACCAATTCAAAAACGATATCGATTAATTTTAATTTTTCTGTAACCTGTCTTCTGGCTTTAGCCATATGACCAGGAAACCATTGTATCGTCAATCTAAACACCTTCTTTCCATTATTCAGCAAGCCTAACATCTGATAATGGCCAATAAACTAAACTTGTTTCACCCATTACCTCATCAATTGGAACTGTTCCGATATGTCTACTATCCTTGCTCTGGCGTCTATTATCACCCATAACAAATAAATGCCCTTCTGGTACTGTAGATTGTCCAATAATGCTTTCTAAGTCAAACGCCTCTGTTAAGGGCCCATCAATAAGTTGGTTTTTATACTCATAAAGATAAGGCTCTTCGTATGCTTCCCCGTTAATATAGAGAGTATCATTTTTGTACTCAACCGTCTCTCCAGGTAAGCCAATAATCCTCTTAATATAATCTTTATCACTAGTAGCATGAAATACCACTATATCAAATCGTTTTGGTTCACTAAAACGATAGGAAAATTTATTAACTATCATTCGATCCTGCGTATGTAAGGTTGGCATCATAGAGAACCCATCCACTACTATTGGAGCAAAAAAGAAATATCGAATAACAGCCGCAACAACGACAGCGATTGTAAGGGCCTTTATCCATTCAAACACTTCATTTTTCTTTTTTGTCATGTTTTCACCTACTATAGGAATCATTATATCCACAGTTTAGTATACCCAATTATATTGTACCTTTCTCTTTAGACCTATAACATGGAATTACTCTATGAAAAAAGAGCTTGTTAATTAACAAGCCCTTCTTCAACTATACGGATAGCAATGCTATCACATATATGTGATACTTAGTAGAAACTAAGCAATCTTATCGAATTTCTTTAATACGCGCAGCTTTACCACGTAATTGACGTAGGTAGTAAAGTTTAGCACGGCGAACTTTACCGCGACGAATAACTTCTAGCTTCGCGATTTTTGGTGTGTGTACTGGGAAAGTACGCTCAACACCTACACCGTAAGAAATCTTACGTACTGTAAATGTTTCACTAATTCCACCACCACGACGCTTAATCACAACACCTTCAAATACCTGAATACGCTCACGAGTACCCTCCACAATACTTACGTGTACACGTACAGTATCACCAGGACGGAATGCAGGTAAATCAGTTTTTAATTGTTCTTTTGTGATTTCTTCAATTAATTTTTGCATCGTTTTCAACTCCTTCCAACAGACGCTCATTCCAATATGATATTGCAGCGGAACATCGTTTTAAGTGACTACTGTCTCAGCAAGTCACGAGATTTATCATACCATAAAGATATATGACCTGCAATAGCTAGTTCTCATTTCGCCATTTTTTTAAAAGTTCTTTTTGCTTCTCATTTAACAGATAGTTTTCTAATAGATCGGGTCTTCTTTGGTATGTTCTTTTTAAAGACTCTTCCTCACGCCATTCAGCTATTTTCTTATGATTTCCTGATAATAAAACATCAGGAACTTTATAACCTCGGAAATCAGCTGGTCTTGTATAATGAGGGTGTTCTAACAATCCAGAGCTATATGAATCGAGCACTGGAGAATCTTCATTACCTAATACACCTGGTAAGAGACGAACAACACTATCCGCAATCACCATAGATGCTAGTTCTCCACCTGTTAAGACAAAATCTCCAATTGATATTTCATCCGTTACAAGATGTTCTCTAATACGTTCATCATACCCTTCATAATGTCCACAAACAAAAAGTAGATGTTCCTCTTTTGCGAGTTGCTCTGCCTTCTTTTGATTAAACCTCTCTCCTTGCGGGCAAACAAGTACTACTTTCGGAGGT encodes the following:
- the topA gene encoding type I DNA topoisomerase encodes the protein MADYLVIVESPAKAKTIERYLGKKYKVKASMGHVRDLPKSQIGVNVEQNFEPKYITIRGKGTVLKELKSAAKKAKKVYLAADPDREGEAIAWHLAHSLDVDIHSDCRVVFNEITKDAIKESFKHPRSINMDLVDAQQARRILDRLVGYKISPILWKKVKKGLSAGRVQSVAVRLIIDREKEINAFVPEEYWTIEGQFLKGQKPFDATFYGVNGKKKELSSESEVKDIIKLIDGNSFKTEKVTKKERKRNPAVPFTTSTLQQEAARKLNFRAKKTMMIAQQLYEGIELGKEGTVGLITYMRTDSTRISETAQAEASTYIEEKYGKEFLGLRANSSKKSSNAQDAHEAIRPTSTLREPTLMKEYLSRDQLRLYKLIWERFVSSQMASAILDTMSVDLTNNGVNFRATGSKIKFPGFMKVYVEGNDDQVEEKDKMLPDLKEGDEVFSKDITPNQHFTQPPPRYTEARLVKTLEELGIGRPSTYAPTLDTIQKRGYVSLDNKRFIPTELGEIVLELIMEFFPEIINVEFTANMEHSLDEVEDGQKEWVRILDDFYRDFSPRLEKAENEMEKIEIKDEPAGVDCEECGHHMVYKMGRYGKFMACSNFPECRNTKPIVKEIGVKCPSCEDGMVVERKSKKKRIFYGCTQYPECEFLSWDKPIARSCPKCNNMLVEKKLKKGIQVQCMECDYKEEPQK
- the dprA gene encoding DNA-processing protein DprA — its product is MPKKDLLLLSHCPSMNQVLLKKLLLTDPTLKIFHDLENRDWFYYFKQGPEKIAAIKKEYKSLSYDGLIRMYRDKMISIVTIFDEMYPYLLKEISDPPPVLYYKGDLKLGHSPRLLSVVGTRNPTHYGKVTSELLIPTLVKKDWTIVSGLAIGIDTVAHEVTIQNGGKTIAVIAGGLDHIYPKQNESLAKEIMNSHLIISEHPPHIKPSKWHFPMRNRIISGISLGTIVIQAKRKSGSLITAQQALEQNREVFAVPGPIYDDNCRGTNELIQLGAKLVQTPEDILNEIFVNQKIF
- the sucD gene encoding succinate--CoA ligase subunit alpha codes for the protein MSVFINKDTKVIVQGITGSTALFHTKQMLEYGTNIVGGVTPGKGGTEVEGVPVFNTVQESVQATGANASVIYVPAPFAADAIMEGVDAELDLVICITEHIPVMDMVKVKRYMEGKKTRLVGPNCPGVITPEECKIGIMPGYIHKKGHVGVVSRSGTLTYEAVHQLSQAGIGQSTAVGIGGDPVNGTNFIDVLKAFNEDEETYAVIMIGEIGGTAEEEAAEWVKANMTKPVVGFIGGQTAPPGKRMGHAGAIISGGKGTAEEKIKTMNACGIKVADTPSVMGETLISVLKEQGLLEKCKTH
- the sucC gene encoding ADP-forming succinate--CoA ligase subunit beta, with translation MNIHEYQGKELLRKYGVSVPNGKVAFSVDEAVEAAKELGTEVVVVKAQIHAGGRGKAGGVKVAKNLDEARTYAEEILGKTLVTHQTGPEGKEVKRLLIEEGCDIKNEYYVGLVLDRATSRVVLMASEEGGTEIEEVAEKTPEKIFKEVIDPAVGLQGYQARRIAFNINIPKELVGQAVKFMMGLYQAFVEKDCSIAEINPLVVTGDGKVMALDAKLNFDSNALYRHKDIVEYRDLEEEDAKEIEASKYDLSYISLDGNIGCMVNGAGLAMSTMDIIKYYGGEPANFLDVGGGATAEKVTEAFKIILSDENVKGIFVNIFGGIMKCDVIAEGVVEATKQVGLEIPLVVRLEGTNVDLGKKILNESGLNITSAESMADGAQKIVSLVK
- a CDS encoding FlhB-like flagellar biosynthesis protein; translated protein: MNQNNEIKKAVALRYDAEKQSAPKVIAKGQGQVAEKIIESAKENEIHIHEDPALIEIMSKLELNQKVPEELYEAVAEIFAFVYRIDKEVESRQIVKKSIEN
- a CDS encoding ribonuclease HII; this translates as MKLTIKQINEKLATISKSDDPFFLQCKKDSRVGVQQLVQRWEKNEEIEKGKQQQFYNMLSIEREVRSQGYTLIAGIDEVGRGPLAGPVVAAAVILKDDCYLPGLTDSKKLSATARETFFNLIHEQAQAIGIGIVSSEMIDKVNIYEATKLAMINAIEELEVSPDYLLLDAMKVNLPISQQSIIKGDAKSITIAASSVIAKVTRDRLMNQLASQYPEYGFEKHMGYGTKQHLEAIKQYGVLKEHRQSFAPIKEMV
- the ylqF gene encoding ribosome biogenesis GTPase YlqF is translated as MTIQWFPGHMAKARRQVTEKLKLIDIVFELVDARIPMSSRNPMIDEIITSKPRIVLLNKADKADDAITKQWIAYFKQRNIPALAIDAQTGTGLKQITALSKELLKDKFDKMAAKGIKPRAIRALIIGIPNVGKSTLINRLAKKNITKTGDRPGVTTAQQWVKVGKELELLDTPGILWPKFEGELVGLKLATTGAIKDAILNLQEITVFALKFLKEHYPKRLIERYSLHDLPEDIVPLFDEIGKKRGCMMAGGYIDYDKTSELILREIRGDKLGRLSFESPDQYLEN
- the lepB gene encoding signal peptidase I — its product is MTKKKNEVFEWIKALTIAVVVAAVIRYFFFAPIVVDGFSMMPTLHTQDRMIVNKFSYRFSEPKRFDIVVFHATSDKDYIKRIIGLPGETVEYKNDTLYINGEAYEEPYLYEYKNQLIDGPLTEAFDLESIIGQSTVPEGHLFVMGDNRRQSKDSRHIGTVPIDEVMGETSLVYWPLSDVRLAE
- the rplS gene encoding 50S ribosomal protein L19; this translates as MQKLIEEITKEQLKTDLPAFRPGDTVRVHVSIVEGTRERIQVFEGVVIKRRGGGISETFTVRKISYGVGVERTFPVHTPKIAKLEVIRRGKVRRAKLYYLRQLRGKAARIKEIR
- the trmD gene encoding tRNA (guanosine(37)-N1)-methyltransferase TrmD, with amino-acid sequence MRIDFLTLFPEMFNGILHSSILKKAQEKKAVEFQVINFRDYSSNKHQNVDDYPYGGGAGMVLTPQPIFDAVEDLRTSSSTPPKVVLVCPQGERFNQKKAEQLAKEEHLLFVCGHYEGYDERIREHLVTDEISIGDFVLTGGELASMVIADSVVRLLPGVLGNEDSPVLDSYSSGLLEHPHYTRPADFRGYKVPDVLLSGNHKKIAEWREEESLKRTYQRRPDLLENYLLNEKQKELLKKWRNEN